In the genome of Dromiciops gliroides isolate mDroGli1 chromosome 1, mDroGli1.pri, whole genome shotgun sequence, the window TATGTATCCCTGCTTTCTCCGTGGATGGCTCTGAATTCTATTTCCTCGgggcagcggataaagcaccggccctgtattcaggaggacctgagttcaaatctgacctcagacacttgatacttactagctgtgtgaccctgggcacacttaacccttattgctttgtgggaccccccctcccccgccaataaagaattttatttcctcttgggCAAGAATGTGCAGGGAGCCGCTCTCTGGTGGAGGGCCTGGAGCCTGGGGCCTTACCTATGGGCAGGGTGCATCTGCCTGTGGCATTGAGCTCCTCCAAGAGGATGGTCATGATGGGCACCAGCTTCTGCTTACTCTCCTCTGTGGACACAAAGCTGCTCTCCAGCTACAAGGCACAATGGGATGGAAAAGGTGAGAGCTGCTGCTCTTTCCTGGGGGCACCGCGAGGCCCGTCCATGACTGGCAGACAGCCGGCAGGGGAGGCCAATGCCCCGGTGCCCTGTTTCACTCGGGACGTGTGGTCTGAGGACTTGGGCTGgaatctgcctctgacattttatgAGCCGTTTGGCCGAACCTCTGGGAGCCTCGTCTTACAGCTGGAGCATAGGAGCCTAAGTCTTTTCCCTGcctcagcatcagtttcctctcTAGGAAACATGGTTGAACTAGGTGgtatctaaggtctctttcaaatcTAGGAGATGCATCATTCTACCACCCAAGCTGAGTCACTCTAGGAAAACCAGGAATGTGGTTCAGTGCCCTGGGGCTTGAGCCCCTAGAGAAATGGCCCCCAAGGAGCTGGGCAGCTgtgaggggcggggggggggggcgctgggTAGGGCTACTTCTCACCTCCAGTGTAGTGAGGTAGCCAGCCAGCTTCTTAACAATGGGTTCCAGGGCACAGGTCTTGGCTCGGGCATCACACACGAAGCCCAGATTGAAGAGCAGTGCATTGCGGCTGTACTTCTTGTGCTCGATGCACACGGGGCAGCCAATCAGCTTCTTCTCCATGGCTGTCCTAAGCAGGGAGCAGGGTCACGAGGTCACGAGGGAGGTGCCTCTCTCagtttccctgcccccccctttcTGGAAAACCTCTTAGAGCATGTGATAGGAGCTGGGCCTCTGGGGACCCCACTAGGTTTCTTGTTCAGGACCTTATCTGTCCCCTGGCAATATTCCTCAtttgcctcttcttttctcctgacACTACCCTGGTCCAGATCCTGGTCAGTTCTCACCAAGGTTATTACAGCACTTCTGTCTCCCTGACCTTGCCTCTCCCCCTCTGAGCAACCCTGCAATCTGCTAGTCACCATTCTAGAGTCCAGCTTCAATCATATCATTCCTTTACTCAAAATCCTGTTCCctaaaggataaaatacaaactccttttgCTTGACATTCAAGAATCTGGTTGCAACCCATACTTCTAGCTTCAATTCATGTAATTTCCCTTTATAGATTCTGTGCTCCAAACTGGACTGGTGCCCAGTCTGATTTTTCTCCATGTCAGGAACGTACACCCTCTCAACAGTCCAGCTCAGGAGGATCTATTGACCTCTTCTGTaaaacctttcttgattcctccCCAGTCTGTTCAAAGTGATCAGTGTCCCAATCTTTTCTtccaaaaaacatttttctgtttgATAAGCATCAGatacctactacgtgccaggtaaTGTGGATATAAAGATACCATTCAAAACAAACGGACATACCTCAAAAGGGCCTACGTCCTATTAGAGGAAATATGTGTATAGATAAGTAAGGGGTAAATAGagtcaaaataaatacaaagtcatttggcCAGTGGTGtgggagggaaatagacagcacAAACAActgtggggtgagggtggggggatcaggaaaggcctcttggagGAGATGGCACTTAAACTGAATACTGAAGGGAGCTATGGCTTCcaaagaaagcattccaggtagAGAggataggagatggaatatcatattctggtAACAGCCAACAGGCTAGTTTTTTGACTAGAAGAAGAGTGCATGAGGGGGAATAATTTAAGAAAACACAGGTTAGAGGAatctctcctctctcactctcattcattcattcattcattcattcattcattcattctggaaGGCCAAGAGGGAATCACTGGACCTTTGCTTGGATTGGGGAGTGACGTGATCAGATTTGTACTTTATGAATATagacttggtagctgtgtggaggatagattgaagagGAAAAGGCTGGAGGTAGAGAGTCCAATTAGTAAGCAATTATAGTAGTCCAGCCAAGTAAATGGTGAGGAGGGTGGTGTTTTGtaggaatggagaaaagaagaggaggaatgcTGTGGTGAAATCAACCAGACTCATCCAACCATGGGCTAAGGAAACGCGAGGTAAAGAGGCAAGGCTACTAATGTAGTCATAACTAAGGCTCGGAAGCCGGGGGTGAGTGAAAAGCCGGTGGTGTCTTCCTTGACCACTTGGTGCCAATGCCTCCTTTGGCCCTGTCACATTTTACCTTGTGGACACGTCAAATTCTTCCCAGTGTTTTCTAAGCCCAGGAGGCCCGGGGCTGTGTTTCTGCGCTGCGCCCTCAGCCCCGATCTGGCAAGTCTCCACCCATGGGGCTCGCGCAGGGGGGCCGGGCTCAGGACTTACACCGTGATCAGCTTGTTCTGGAGCTCCGGCTTGGTGATGACATACACCTGCACTGTATCAAACAGCTCTCTGGAGATGAAGTCTTCGGGGACCTGGGGAGACAGCCCTGGGCAGCCGGAGTAGGGGGTGGGGCCACGGCTGGGCagcccctccccccgccccgccccagctCATCCCATGCCTACCTGGTAGGTGATTTTGGGGCCCAGCGTGGGGTGGAATTCGCTGAAGAAGATGCACTCGATCCTACTGCTGCTGCCCATGGCGGCTGGCGGGGGCGAGGAGACCCTGCAGAGACCCCGAGGCCCGGGGACGGAGCCTCAGCCTGACCTCCTGAGAAGCCCACCCGGGGAgctgaagagggaaaaggacgctgcttgcttcagtttcccccccGTTCGGGCTGCAGGGGCTCGCCGGGTGGTGGACGCTGCCGCATCCCCTGCTTCTCTCTCGCCTGTGGGGCTCCCTATTGAGCCCGGGCCCCATCAGTTTCAGGAGCCTGCCGGGACCCCCAGGTTCCGCAGCTCCCGTGAGCTCGATCCCAGCCAATACCTTACCTGAACAAGTGCAGAAAAGGAGCCGGCTCCCACGGACGCCTGCGCAGTCGCAAGGCGGCGCACCAGCCTTCCCTTGCCCCGCCCACTCCCCAAGACAAGCTGGGGGCCTGCGCAATGCGTTCAAAGGGCAGGGATCCAGGGTCTCGTCTTGGCGTAAGTTCCGGACGGGAGGACGTCGCACCCGGAAGTGAAGGGCGTCCCTCTCCGCGGAGGCGGTGCAATAGGTGTTTCCCAACACTTCCTATGAAGCCGGAAGGCCGTACGCCGAGTTGGCAGGTGAGCCTAGGGAACTCCAGGGTGGGTCCAGGTTGCTGCACTGGAGTCAGCGGCGCGCGGTGGAACTGTGGTCGCGGGGTATGGGGAATAACTACAATTCCCACAATGCTTCTCGGTTGCCTAGGGCTCTCTGGTCGGGTTACCCGACTATGGCTGGAGAACTACTCTTCCCATCGTGCCCTGTCATCGACTTTAGGGTTTCTTGGGCCGGCTCCAGCGCGGTGCATCTTGGAATTCGTAGTCCTGATGGCCCTTCACCAGCATCCTACCTGGGAGCGTCCTGCTTGCCTGTCGCCTTACCCCTTGGCCAGCCTGTCCAGGTGTGGGTGACGCCGGCCTGTCTATTCCGACCAGGTCCCTAGTGGCTGCGAGGATCTCCTGGGTCGACGGCTTTAGGGCCCGGAGCCCTAGGATCATTTCGGCACCTCGGGACATGGCCCTAACCGTGGAGACTGAGTCGCGCATCTACCGGGGTCTGCGCACCGCCTCGGGGGCTGCCGCCCACGTCGTGGCCCTCGGCTTCACCGTCTTCGTGGCTGTACTGGCCCGGCCCGGCTCTAGTAAGTGGATTTGGGTCAGGGTGCAACTCTCGGCCGAGGGCCGGGAGGTGGTTCGGGAAGGAGGGGCCTAGAATAGAGCCCCTGGACGTCCGGGGCCCGGGCAGCTCCTTTCCCTCTGGAGGGTATCCGGGGGAGGTTTGTCTACTTGGGTCTGGCTTACCAGAAGCCGGTTGCATTCCTGCAAGAAATACCCTTTGGCCAGACTCTCTGATCCTTGCATACTTTGCTCGTGTGGCCAACCCCCGCTGCTTCTGGATTCTCCAAGATGAGTGCCCAGCCGTGCCTCAGTGGCCATTTCCCCACTGCTTGTGGGGGAAGGGCCAATTTCAACCAGTGTCGTTGGCCAGGCACGAGAATCCTGGTTATCGGATCTAGAGCCTGAAGGAAATTTGGAGATCACCTTTCATTTGGCCTACAGCTCAGCATATTTGTTGTCCTGGCTCAGCCACTCTCAGCACTTCGTGCAAGATGTTTCCTCATTACCCGTGGGAAAGGTTGACCAAATCCTTATTTGCCAGTGGTGGATTTTAGGGTCCTTTGGCCAGGCTCCTTCCAAGATATCCTGAAGGTTGTATATAACTCCTTGGGTAGGTGTCTGGAGGGGACTGTCAGTGGTGGAAATCTGGAGCCAGTCCTGTGGTTCTAGGTGACAAACTCTTCCTAACTGTTTTCTCTTGATTGAATTCTGACCTAGTAGGAAAATGGGTGGTGTGAGGTTTTGGTCAAGAATCTGTTCCATCTGTCCTGTGTCAGAGCTCAGTGAGGCCTCTGGGAGATGGGCATCTGGAGGGCTCTCCTAGCTACTCTTGGCTATGGCTGCTCAGAGAAAAGTCATCTCCAGCCCCAAGTTGAGCTGGACTAGACTTTAGCTAGTTGGGGGGCTAGAAGATGATGTACCCATTTGTAGGGAGATAATACTGTTGCCCTCACACCCTTTCCTTCAGCTTAGATGAATCCCCTAACCCGTTTCTAGACCACTTTTGTTTGCagccttcctccttcttccaggTCTGTTCTCGTGGCACCCAGTGCTCATGTCTCTGGCTGTAAGTAACCTGTTTCCTGTTTGATCTATGGCTTGCATATTGCccggtaggggtgggggtggggaggaaggggcagcATTTTTGGGGAGGGTATGGACCTTGGGTAGTTGGGGAGGCTGACCAGGGATGAGCACTAATAACCACAGATGGCCCATTCCTGCTGTTTGTGCTTGTCCCTAGTAATTGAAATTTGCTGTGCAATTTATTCATTTCAAGGCTATAAGTtggtatgtgtatatacctaGATGAACTCAAGCCCCTTAATTTAGCCTATTTTCTGAAATACCGTCCTTATTTTGCTGGCTCTTACAGGATGAAACTATATCCATCCCATATCATTTCCATGTTGGTGATATGGAATAAATTCATCATTTAGAGCGGAGAACTTTTCTTGCTCCAAGTTGCTATAgcgcagagagagagagagagacagacagacagacagacagtgtgtgtgtgtgtgtgtgtgtgtgtgtgtgtgtttaaaagcaatgagatcatattttgaaaagaaccaaagaaatattttgttgaattaaaaaggaaaatttgtaGTAGGGCCAGCTCTGGACAATCTGCAGGTATATTCTATGGAATACTGGCTTAATCCTTTGCTAGCTCTTCCTCAACCTTTCCACCACTTAAACTCAGCCTGCAGCCAGGAAAGGCAGATCCATAATACTGGCTTGGGTTGGATAGCCCCAGGAAGGTAATTTGACCCCTTGTGAGAAAGTCATGGCCTGAATCCCACTGCCAAGGAGCAATACTTGGATTGTCTTCCCCCTTGGCTTCATCCTGCTACTCCTCTTTCATTAGCTCGGCTAGTTGAAAGTTGGCTCATTTTAGACCTCATGCCTTGGTCATCTTTGTCTCCACAGTTTTCCTTCCTGATGACAGAAGCGCTGCTGGTCTTCTCCCCAGAGAGCTCCTTGTTGCGATCCTTCTCTAGAAAGGGCCGGGCACGATGCCACTGGGTACTTCAGCTGCTGGCTCTGCTCTGTGCCTTGCTTGGCCTGGGCCTGATTGTCTACAACAAGGAGCAGCACGGCAAAACTCACCTGGCGACATGGCACGGGTGGGCAGGGCTGCTCTCAGTGCTGTGGGCCGGGCTGCAGTGCACAGGTGGGGTGGTACTGCTCTACCCCAAGCTGCTCCCTCGATGGCCACTAGCCAAGCTGAAGCTGTATCATGCCACCTCAGGGCTGGTGGGTTACCTGCTGGGCAGTACTAGCCTTCTCTTGGGCATGTGTTCACTCTGGTTTACCACCACACTAGTGGGTGCTGCCTGGTACCTGGCCGCTCTCTGTCCCATTCTCACCAGCCTGGTGGTCATGAATCAGGTGAGCAATGCCTACTTGTACCGCAAAAGGATCCAGCCGTGAAGGAGAAAGCATCCATATGCCCCTGCTCTCCCTACTGCAGTAATCCTGCATTCTGCCCAGAAAAGCCGCTCACGGTGCTGCTGGGACTCTCTTGGCTCTCCTGATGCCGGGCAGGCCTCGGCCATACATCGTCCCTCTGGGGGACAGGTGGAAGAGATGTGAAGCGAGGAAGGGTGCTATGTGCCCCACATAGACTCCTGTCTCCTCATCTTCCGGCCACCTAGGAAGGGGCATGGGAGCACATGGATGGACTGCCGGCAGCCTGCCTCTTCTGCTCATTGTTCAGACTCTTATCAGTATttgcaaaaaaggaaacaaaaaagtgaatggaAAGTCAAGAGTTCTGAGCCAGAGGTGATTCTTACAGGTACCATTGGTGTGAAGAAACAGAACCTTTTTGTTGGGGGTTGGCTTTGCTGCCAGTGAGGCCTTGGCTCCTGAAGGGGGAGCAGCTTCCCCTTGGTTGGGGTCAGGGAGGCCTGAGGAAAACCCGCCATTTCCTAGGAAGCCGGGATGACGGGAGGGCAAGGCCAAGTTGTTAACGGTGTGCTCTTGTACTTCCTATAAAGCTCTTCTATCTACCCACCtatttgtgtgtgcgtgtgactGGTGTCTCACCAGTTCAGGAGTTAGTGTCTAGATGAGCAGGGAGCAGGAATGGGAGCGACCAATAAGAGAATCCCCTCTGTTCAGGTTAGTCTTACTGAGATAGCCCACACAGCCAAGGGCTGGGCAGGCTGTGGCAATGTGGAGAAAAGAGGCAACCCGAGGAGCCCTCAGACCAGAGGACAGTGGACAGAGGGGAATGGTACCTGTGGCCAGTGTAGAGCCATGgcatctctctcctctcactaTGTAGGCAGATGGACCTCTTCCAAGTAAAAAGAGAGCAAGAAGACACAAGTACAAAAGGTATTAACAGTCCTAAGTTAGATATACTCTTCTCTTAGAGGCCAGCACAGGAGCCGAAGTCATGGAAAGCCACAAGAAGGACAATGTAGAGGTTTGAGAATGAGGAGTAAAAGTACTAAGTTGGTAAGATGAAAACAGAGTAGAAAAGAGGATGGGGGGCGGTGGTGGTCTCCATTCCAACAGCTTAAGAGCAACAGGGGACAAAagcaatgacccaggatgcagtttGCGGTCTTGTGCTTCCTGGGAAGGCTGGGTGGGCCTTGACAACCATTCAATAGGCATATGCTCAGGACAAAGCCACCAGTAGCCGGTCCTCAAAGAACTGCTTTATTTATACTGAGAGTCCAGGCTCCCCATTCaagtggtcctttaaaaaaacactccCATGAATTTTAGCCCCAACAGAAGTCCCTATTCTGGAGAGCCCAGACCTGGGGAGGAAGGCTGTTTCAGCCTTACTCATGTTCTGCCCGACCCCAGCCAAGGGAAAACCAAACTGCAATGCTAACACGTCCCCAGGGTGGAGAGGTTAGGAAGGG includes:
- the LOC122729161 gene encoding transmembrane reductase CYB561D2; this encodes MALTVETESRIYRGLRTASGAAAHVVALGFTVFVAVLARPGSSLFSWHPVLMSLAFSFLMTEALLVFSPESSLLRSFSRKGRARCHWVLQLLALLCALLGLGLIVYNKEQHGKTHLATWHGWAGLLSVLWAGLQCTGGVVLLYPKLLPRWPLAKLKLYHATSGLVGYLLGSTSLLLGMCSLWFTTTLVGAAWYLAALCPILTSLVVMNQVSNAYLYRKRIQP